Proteins co-encoded in one Cataglyphis hispanica isolate Lineage 1 chromosome 4, ULB_Chis1_1.0, whole genome shotgun sequence genomic window:
- the LOC126848679 gene encoding toll-like receptor Tollo, which produces MDSRRVVASTIVVVVVVLLDTVHGRSITSLEAPSGCEWRKDDGEDGEQELVCRVKTIADVPGLIGNLSTIQADSVTSLGLECSDETLYEGQLDGLLPPLPHLAKLRVDYCKIRYLPGGVFASVHNLRGLSLRTRNGDLSTMTLDLNGDALRGLTSLQHLDLADNNLWTLPSELLCPVQQSLAWLNLTRNKLQDIRSLNFSQLSKSCAILLEVLDISNNDLSALLDGALSSLHSLSVLKVQENAIAAVGDHALAGLESLRVLNMSSNRLVALPPELFAETKELRELILSNNSLAVLAPELLDSLEQLHDLDLSSNELTSHWVKRGTFSRLIRLANLDLSFNALTRIDAYVFKHLTNLQILKLEHNNIDTLLDGCFASLVNLHTLTLSHNKIVRFEPAHTIGPSALQQLFLDSNRLRGLHRHVFANLTDLQDLSLSGNALAEVPYAVRALRSLKTLDLGNNYISRIDNDSFAGLNELYGLRLVDNKLENVSREAFASLPALQVLNLANNIIRHVEQSAFSANTVLRAIRLDGNKLTEIRGAFTSLSTLVWLNVSDNKLLWFDYSHLPTSIEWLDIHANQISELGDYYVLRNTLRIKMLDASYNLITSITEANVPDSVETLFLNNNRIRSVAAGTFQQKSNLDKVVLYGNEIRNLEIGALTLQTVPNDRELPAFYIGNNPILCDCTMEWLPRINEMARPRQHPRVMDLDAVTCDMVHARATPRRPLLSLKPKNFLCRYDAHCFALCHCCDFDACDCEMTCPDNCSCYHDHSWSSNVVDCSNAGYKRVPERLPMDATEIYLDGNELGDLGSHVFIGKRRLEVLYLNNSGIAAIHNRTFNGVEALRVLHLEDNALRELRGFEFDQLDHMSELYLDHNAIATVGNTTFKKMHNLKTLRLDSNRIVDFRPWEALPSIGGGTKVALEGNAWSCECGNAARLRAWLAEHRGDPDKMYCRDGVETLAQAMVRCGDPSTEAVSRGIQEIPLLGSNFVPLLAGALVAVIAICLFVALAFVFRQDVRLWAHARYGLRLGKMATPPDEERDRLYDGYIVYSERDEDFVSRFLAAELEQAGLALCLHWRDLPPARPQEALPPAAAAARRIVVIFSPVFLANEWQHVEFRAALRTALENIRPASRKRRVLILLATETPTRDPELQLLLQTCTVVVWGEKRFWEKFRFAMPDSVDKRQRDSKKVNDRNRTPTRYTAAPSVAVDVWTKPNGVLVAPVHHAPTPTPTQSTYVSSASSRTEDEDSGAEHQHHQHHPHHQHGYSTLHAGRPVSLFSRGSHLYSTIPEPPVVPTAPPGEALAPAHPGNPRTYFV; this is translated from the coding sequence ATGGATAGCCGTCGCGTCGTGGCGTCGacaatcgtcgtcgtcgtcgtcgtcctgcTGGATACGGTGCACGGGCGCAGCATCACGAGTCTCGAGGCGCCGAGCGGTTGCGAGTGGAGGAAAGACGACGGCGAGGACGGGGAGCAGGAACTAGTGTGTAGAGTGAAAACGATCGCGGACGTGCCAGGTCTCATCGGCAATCTCTCGACGATACAAGCGGACTCGGTGACGTCCCTGGGATTAGAATGCAGCGACGAGACGCTGTACGAGGGCCAGCTGGACGGCCTGCTGCCGCCGTTGCCGCATCTCGCCAAGCTGCGCGTCGATTATTGCAAGATCCGGTATCTGCCGGGCGGCGTGTTCGCCTCGGTGCACAATCTCCGCGGTTTATCTCTGCGGACGCGCAACGGCGATCTGTCGACCATGACCCTGGATTTGAATGGCGACGCTCTCCGCGGCCTGACAAGCCTGCAGCATCTCGATCTCGCCGACAACAATCTGTGGACGCTGCCGTCGGAGCTGCTCTGCCCGGTCCAGCAGAGTCTCGCGTGGCTCAATCTAACGCGCAACAAGTTACAGGACATTAGGTCCCTCAACTTCTCCCAACTGTCCAAGTCGTGCGCGATCCTACTCGAGGTCCTCGATATCAGTAATAACGACCTCAGTGCCTTGCTCGACGGCGCGCTCAGCAGCCTGCATAGCCTGAGCGTGCTGAAGGTGCAGGAGAACGCGATCGCCGCCGTGGGCGATCACGCTCTAGCCGGTCTCGAGTCCCTACGTGTCCTCAACATGTCGAGCAATCGACTCGTCGCATTGCCACCCGAATTGTTTGCCGAGACGAAGGAACTGAGAGAACTGATACTCAGCAACAATTCCCTCGCGGTATTGGCGCCCGAGCTGCTCGACAGTCTCGAGCAACTCCACGATTTGGATCTCAGCAGCAACGAATTGACGAGCCACTGGGTGAAACGAGGCACCTTCTCGCGACTCATTCGTCTCGCTAATCTCGATCTGTCGTTCAACGCCCTCACGAGAATCGACGCGTACGTCTTCAAACATCTGACAAATCTGCAGATCCTCAAGCTCGAGCATAACAATATCGACACGCTGCTCGACGGCTGCTTCGCCTCGCTCGTCAACTTGCATACGCTCACATTGTCTCACAACAAGATCGTCAGATTCGAACCGGCGCACACGATCGGCCCGAGCGCGCTTCAGCAGCTCTTCCTAGACAGCAACAGGCTGCGTGGCCTGCATAGACATGTGTTCGCCAATCTCACGGACCTTCAAGATCTTTCTCTGAGCGGGAACGCTTTGGCGGAGGTGCCCTACGCGGTTCGTGCGCTGAGATCGCTCAAGACCCTCGATCTTGGCAACAATTACATATCGAGGATCGACAACGACTCGTTTGCCGGCTTGAACGAGCTGTACGGATTGCGATTGGTAGACAACAAACTGGAGAATGTGTCGCGCGAGGCGTTCGCGTCCTTGCCGGCGTTGCAGGTACTCAATCTGGCAAACAATATCATTCGTCACGTAGAACAGAGCGCCTTTTCTGCTAATACGGTGTTGCGCGCCATAAGACTGGATGGAAACAAATTAACGGAGATTCGCGGCGCCTTCACCAGCCTCTCCACTCTTGTCTGGCTAAACGTGTCGGATAATAAGTTGCTGTGGTTCGACTACAGTCATCTACCGACTAGCATAGAATGGCTGGACATACACGCCAATCAGATAAGCGAGCTGGGTGATTACTACGTGCTGCGCAACACGTTGCGAATAAAAATGCTGGACGCCAGTTACAATCTCATCACCTCTATCACGGAGGCGAACGTGCCGGATAGCGTGGAAACGCTATTTTTGAACAACAATCGAATACGAAGCGTCGCGGCCGGTACGTTTCAACAGAAATCAAATCTCGACAAGGTGGTGCTTTATGGCAACGAGATCAGGAATCTGGAGATTGGCGCCCTCACCCTGCAAACGGTGCCGAATGACCGGGAGCTCCCTGCCTTTTACATCGGTAACAATCCCATCCTTTGCGACTGCACCATGGAATGGTTGCCGCGGATCAACGAGATGGCCCGGCCGCGGCAGCATCCGCGCGTCATGGATCTCGACGCTGTCACGTGCGACATGGTGCACGCACGCGCCACGCCACGACGTCCGTTGCTCTCCCTGAAACCCAAAAACTTTCTCTGCCGATACGACGCGCATTGCTTCGCCCTCTGTCACTGCTGCGACTTTGACGCGTGCGACTGCGAGATGACCTGTCCGGACAATTGTTCGTGCTATCACGATCACAGCTGGTCCAGCAACGTTGTCGATTGCTCCAATGCCGGATACAAGCGCGTGCCCGAGCGATTGCCCATGGACGCGACGGAGATCTACCTGGACGGTAACGAGCTCGGCGATCTCGGCAGCCACGTTTTCATAGGCAAACGTCGTCTGGAGGTACTGTATCTCAACAACAGCGGCATCGCCGCGATACACAATCGTACGTTCAACGGCGTCGAAGCGTTACGCGTCCTCCATCTCGAGGATAACGCGCTACGGGAACTCCGGGGCTTCGAGTTCGATCAGCTCGATCACATGTCGGAGCTGTATCTGGATCACAACGCCATTGCTACAGTGGGTAACACGACCTTTAAGAAGATGCATAATCTCAAGACGTTACGACTCGACAGCAATCGCATCGTCGATTTCCGGCCGTGGGAGGCCTTACCGAGCATCGGCGGCGGCACTAAGGTCGCGCTCGAGGGCAACGCCTGGAGTTGCGAGTGCGGGAACGCCGCCCGATTACGCGCCTGGCTCGCGGAGCATCGCGGCGATCCGGACAAGATGTACTGCCGCGACGGCGTCGAGACCCTCGCCCAGGCCATGGTGCGATGCGGCGACCCGTCCACGGAAGCCGTGAGTCGCGGTATCCAGGAGATTCCGCTGCTAGGCAGTAACTTTGTGCCGCTACTCGCCGGCGCGCTGGTAGCCGTAATCGCCATTTGTCTGTTCGTCGCCTTGGCCTTCGTCTTTCGTCAGGATGTACGGCTCTGGGCCCACGCGCGTTACGGTCTACGGCTCGGCAAGATGGCGACGCCACCCGACGAAGAGAGGGATCGACTATACGACGGCTACATCGTCTACAGCGAACGCGACGAGGACTTTGTCTCCAGATTTCTCGCGGCCGAGCTGGAGCAGGCCGGCCTGGCGCTTTGCTTACACTGGCGTGACCTGCCGCCGGCCAGACCGCAGGAGGCACTGCCGCCAGCCGCGGCCGCTGCCAGGCGCATCGTCGTCATCTTCTCGCCGGTATTCCTGGCGAACGAGTGGCAGCACGTCGAGTTTCGCGCCGCTTTGAGAACCGCGCTGGAGAACATCAGGCCAGCCTCGCGGAAACGACGAGTGTTGATCCTGCTGGCCACCGAGACGCCTACCCGGGACCCGGAGCTGCAGCTGCTACTGCAAACGTGCACGGTGGTGGTCTGGGGCGAGAAGAGGTTCTGGGAGAAGTTCAGATTCGCCATGCCGGATTCGGTCGACAAACGGCAGCGCGACAGCAAGAAGGTCAACGATCGCAATCGCACGCCGACACGATACACCGCGGCGCCGTCCGTCGCCGTCGACGTGTGGACCAAGCCCAATGGCGTCCTGGTCGCGCCGGTGCATCACGCGCCCACGCCGACGCCCACGCAATCCACCTACGTCAGCTCGGCGTCCAGCCGCACCGAGGACGAGGACAGCGGCGCGGAGCATCAGCATCATCAGCATCATCCGCATCACCAGCACGGCTATAGCACGCTGCATGCCGGCCGGCCGGTCAGTCTCTTCTCCAGGGGCAGTCATCTCTACAGCACGATACCGGAACCACCGGTAGTGCCCACCGCGCCTCCCGGGGAGGCCCTCGCCCCGGCGCATCCAGGCAATCCGCGTACTTACTTCGTCTAG